A single region of the Sorghum bicolor cultivar BTx623 chromosome 7, Sorghum_bicolor_NCBIv3, whole genome shotgun sequence genome encodes:
- the LOC8072195 gene encoding beta-galactosidase 6, whose product MAPREGKCARYHVPCLFLQPGSNDIVLFEQFGGDPSKISFVIRQTRSVCAQVSEEHPAQIDSWNSSQQTMQRYRPELRLECPKDGQVISSIKFASFGTPSGTCGSYSHGECSSTQAISVVQEACIGVSNCSVPVSSNYFGNPWTGVTKSLAVEAACS is encoded by the exons ATGGCGCCGCGCGAGGGGAAGTGCGCCAG GTACCATGTTCCCTGTTTGTTTCTTCAACCAGGCAGCAATGATATAGTCCTTTTTGAGCAATTTGGTGGTGACCCAAGCAAGATATCCTTTGTGATAAGGCAGACACGAAGTGTGTGCGCACAAGTATCAGAGGAACATCCAGCCCAAATTGATAGTTGGAATTCTTCTCAACAGACAATGCAAAGATATAGACCTGAACTTCGCCTGGAATGCCCAAAAGATGGACAGGTCATCAGCAGCATCAAGTTTGCAAGCTTTGGGACACCGAGCGGCACGTGCGGAAGCTACAGCCATGGAGAATGCAGCAGCACTCAGGCTATCTCAGTTGTTCAGGAG GCTTGCATTGGAGTGAGCAACTGCAGCGTGCCAGTGTCGTCGAATTACTTTGGAAATCCATGGACAGGGGTCACAAAAAGCCTTGCGGTTGAAGCTGCATGTTCGTGA